Proteins from a single region of Flavobacterium sp. YJ01:
- a CDS encoding L,D-transpeptidase family protein, whose protein sequence is MKIWYTPFIAVVFLMVFSCNSKADKKEENSIKKVEKIPELKLTIDTIRIAKFYENYPKLAKFKTDVISLYQKNKSTQLWQDNKGVVEFGNTLFNQYKNLDQEGLKANYPYKEELNSVFENNPTKKLSKEDTDLLLSNLYYYYAEKVYAGFDEKTSISMEWLLPRKKFNYQVLSDSIFKKSTILDDKKKKMFSQYYKLRDALKEYREIEKNGGWKTIEVGEDYKALKVGDSSNVVAQIRERLFVTKDIKENTKSAICDTILMKAMKNYELRHGYAPKNIILKEHIVDLNIPVSDRIKTIIANMERCRWIDPELEKGQKYIEVNIPEFKLYIIEDGKIAFTSAVVVGKAMTKTVIFSGMMSNIVFSPYWNVPPSIIKSEIKPGMARDKNYLQKKNLEWNNGAVRQLPGKNNSLGLVKFLFPNSSNIYLHDTPSKSLFERESRAFSHGCVRVAKPRELAIELLKVDPQWNPARIDKAMHAGKESWYTLKKKVPVYIGYFTAWVDREGNLNFYKDIYGRDESLIKLLTEE, encoded by the coding sequence ATGAAAATTTGGTATACGCCCTTTATTGCAGTTGTTTTTTTAATGGTTTTTTCTTGTAATTCAAAAGCAGATAAAAAAGAAGAAAATTCGATAAAGAAAGTTGAAAAGATTCCAGAATTAAAGCTTACGATTGATACCATTCGTATTGCAAAATTTTACGAAAATTATCCAAAACTGGCTAAGTTTAAAACAGATGTAATTTCTTTATATCAAAAGAATAAATCGACACAATTGTGGCAAGATAATAAGGGAGTTGTCGAATTCGGAAACACTTTATTCAATCAATACAAAAATCTGGATCAGGAAGGATTAAAAGCCAATTATCCTTATAAAGAAGAATTAAATTCGGTTTTCGAAAACAATCCAACCAAAAAGTTATCTAAAGAAGATACCGACTTGCTGCTTTCAAATTTGTATTACTATTATGCCGAAAAAGTGTATGCCGGTTTTGATGAAAAAACAAGTATTTCGATGGAATGGCTTTTACCTCGAAAAAAGTTTAACTACCAAGTACTTTCTGATTCTATTTTTAAAAAATCAACCATTTTGGATGATAAGAAAAAAAAGATGTTCAGCCAATACTACAAACTTCGTGATGCTTTAAAAGAATATAGAGAAATTGAAAAAAATGGAGGTTGGAAAACTATTGAAGTTGGCGAAGATTATAAAGCTTTAAAAGTTGGAGATTCATCAAATGTTGTGGCTCAAATTAGAGAAAGGCTTTTTGTAACCAAAGACATTAAGGAAAATACTAAAAGTGCAATTTGTGATACGATTTTGATGAAAGCCATGAAAAACTACGAATTACGTCATGGTTATGCACCAAAAAATATCATTTTAAAAGAACATATTGTTGATTTGAATATTCCTGTTTCTGATCGAATAAAAACAATTATTGCAAACATGGAACGTTGCCGTTGGATTGATCCAGAATTAGAAAAAGGTCAAAAATACATTGAAGTCAACATTCCTGAATTTAAATTATATATCATTGAAGACGGTAAAATTGCTTTTACATCTGCAGTTGTTGTTGGAAAAGCAATGACAAAGACCGTAATTTTTAGCGGAATGATGAGTAATATTGTTTTTAGTCCGTATTGGAATGTGCCGCCGAGTATTATTAAATCGGAAATAAAACCCGGAATGGCTAGAGATAAAAACTATTTGCAAAAGAAAAATTTAGAATGGAATAACGGCGCAGTTCGTCAGCTTCCAGGAAAAAATAACTCTTTGGGATTGGTGAAGTTTTTGTTTCCGAATTCAAGCAATATTTATTTGCATGATACACCTTCAAAAAGTTTATTCGAAAGAGAAAGCCGAGCATTTAGCCACGGTTGCGTACGTGTTGCAAAACCAAGAGAATTGGCAATAGAATTACTAAAAGTCGATCCGCAATGGAATCCTGCTAGAATTGATAAAGCGATGCATGCCGGAAAAGAAAGTTGGTATACTTTGAAGAAAAAAGTTCCGGTTTACATCGGATATTTTACCGCTTGGGTTGACCGCGAAGGAAATCTGAATTTCTACAAAGACATTTACGGAAGAGATGAAAGTCTAATCAAATTATTGACTGAAGAATAA
- a CDS encoding C40 family peptidase — MKSRLLLFLLPVVLLSSFSVKKKEPQIVVQNTKIQKEINRDSIIVFAKKYLGTPYKYASSNPQKGFDCSGFVSYVFSNFGLTLPRSSSGYKNLGMPLKPEDFKVGDVLVFYGYKDRSIIGHLGIICEANGMKSKFIHASSGKAQQVTITALDTEHYTKRFYKCIDVLSK; from the coding sequence ATGAAATCACGCCTACTATTATTTTTATTACCTGTTGTTTTACTTTCTTCTTTCTCCGTAAAAAAGAAAGAACCACAAATAGTAGTTCAAAACACTAAAATTCAGAAAGAAATAAATCGTGATTCTATAATTGTTTTTGCGAAGAAATATTTAGGAACTCCTTATAAATACGCAAGCAGTAATCCGCAAAAAGGCTTTGATTGTTCGGGATTTGTAAGTTATGTTTTCAGCAATTTTGGATTGACTTTGCCAAGAAGTTCCAGCGGATATAAAAATTTAGGAATGCCCTTAAAACCTGAAGATTTTAAAGTGGGTGATGTTTTAGTTTTTTACGGATATAAAGATAGATCCATTATTGGTCATCTTGGAATTATCTGTGAAGCCAACGGAATGAAGTCAAAATTCATTCATGCTTCTTCAGGAAAAGCGCAACAAGTAACGATTACAGCGCTTGATACAGAACATTATACAAAACGTTTTTATAAATGTATTGATGTTTTGTCGAAATAG
- a CDS encoding SGNH/GDSL hydrolase family protein, producing the protein MFPKKIALLISFLMISLFSISQTQNSSKTFLYQGRVDQLQNDQVILIGTASSVAFNFTGNECSISLQSVDSYEHHNYVQVVLDGKYIGKIRIEKGAVQSFPIKVTSNKKEHHLEIYKNTEAQSGNVLFAGTTAKLIPISFKKKKKIEFIGDSITCGAASDPSDIPCDKGEYMDHHNGYYAYGPTISRKIDADYLMSCVSGIGMYRNWNDEHKDEAIMPDIYQNLYLTKDASKPKYDFAFQPDIISIALGTNDFSGGDGKKERLPFNAEKYVSNYINFIKMLYEHNPNVQIVITNSPMVGGERGVVFEDCLNKVKNAFAEDKTHKPIQIFKFKPMTPNGCSGHPDVADHKVLADEYGPFLKKLLNEK; encoded by the coding sequence ATGTTTCCCAAAAAAATAGCTCTTTTAATTTCGTTTTTGATGATTTCGCTCTTTTCGATTTCGCAAACTCAAAATTCAAGTAAAACTTTTTTATATCAAGGTCGAGTAGATCAACTTCAAAATGATCAGGTAATTTTAATTGGAACAGCTTCTTCGGTTGCTTTTAATTTTACAGGAAATGAATGTTCAATCTCACTTCAAAGTGTTGATTCTTATGAACATCATAATTATGTTCAGGTGGTTTTGGATGGAAAATATATTGGGAAAATTAGAATTGAAAAAGGAGCAGTTCAATCTTTTCCCATCAAAGTAACTTCAAACAAAAAAGAACATCATTTAGAAATTTATAAAAACACAGAGGCACAAAGCGGAAATGTTTTGTTTGCCGGAACAACCGCAAAACTAATTCCGATTTCATTTAAAAAGAAAAAGAAAATCGAATTTATTGGTGACTCCATTACTTGTGGCGCGGCGAGTGATCCATCTGATATTCCTTGTGATAAAGGAGAATATATGGATCATCATAACGGTTATTATGCTTATGGGCCAACAATTTCTCGAAAAATTGATGCAGATTATTTAATGAGTTGCGTTTCGGGAATCGGAATGTATAGAAATTGGAATGATGAGCATAAAGACGAAGCGATAATGCCAGATATTTATCAGAATTTGTATTTGACGAAAGATGCATCTAAACCAAAATATGATTTTGCTTTTCAGCCAGATATTATAAGTATCGCTTTAGGAACAAATGACTTTTCTGGCGGAGACGGAAAAAAAGAACGTTTGCCATTTAATGCTGAAAAGTATGTTTCGAATTATATCAATTTTATCAAAATGCTTTACGAGCATAATCCGAATGTGCAGATTGTTATTACAAACAGTCCAATGGTTGGCGGTGAAAGAGGAGTTGTTTTTGAAGATTGTCTAAATAAAGTTAAAAACGCTTTCGCGGAAGATAAAACGCATAAACCAATTCAGATTTTCAAATTTAAACCGATGACTCCAAACGGATGTTCTGGGCATCCAGATGTTGCAGATCACAAAGTTCTGGCAGATGAATATGGTCCATTTTTAAAGAAGTTGCTAAATGAAAAATAA
- a CDS encoding sialate O-acetylesterase — MKNNIFKFVFFLLISSTMMANVSLPNIFSDNMVLQRNSEVKIWGWANPKEEIKLVSGWNNQEYKTIANNQAKWEITIKTPEAGGPFTISIKGYNEVVLKNILIGEVWLCSGQSNMEMSASWGIDDGEEEAKNATNPNIRFFTVPKLTAENPQNNLLGNWTESTPETMKYFSAVGYFFAKRLREDLKNVPIGLISSNWGGTPAEIWMPAEVVNNDPVLLENAKKLNEQEYGPRQPGRAYNAMIYPIVGFKIAGTLWYQGESNVGSLVYDKTLGALITSWRKEWKDEFPFYYVQIAPFKTGSNNFSNVTVRDSQRKLLKEISNTAMVVISDISDTIDIHPKNKKSVGIRLANLALADTYKVNTNLVNSPLLKSFKIEKNKLIVSFDYAEGLHFKDKKSNQFEVAGTDGVFYPAEASIKNSEVILTSKKVVNPAKVRFAWGNTTQSDLFNKANLPASCFTSEF; from the coding sequence ATGAAAAATAATATTTTTAAGTTTGTTTTCTTTCTATTGATTTCCAGTACTATGATGGCAAACGTTTCGCTTCCGAATATTTTTAGTGATAATATGGTTTTACAGCGCAACTCTGAAGTAAAAATTTGGGGCTGGGCAAATCCAAAAGAAGAAATTAAACTGGTTTCTGGCTGGAACAATCAGGAATATAAAACAATTGCCAATAATCAGGCGAAGTGGGAAATTACGATTAAAACTCCAGAAGCGGGAGGTCCTTTTACTATTTCGATAAAAGGATATAATGAAGTGGTTTTAAAAAACATTCTAATCGGAGAAGTCTGGCTTTGCTCTGGACAATCGAATATGGAAATGTCAGCAAGCTGGGGAATTGACGATGGAGAAGAAGAAGCTAAAAATGCCACAAATCCAAACATTCGATTTTTTACCGTTCCGAAATTGACAGCAGAAAATCCTCAGAATAATTTGTTGGGAAATTGGACTGAATCGACTCCAGAAACTATGAAATACTTTAGCGCAGTTGGTTACTTTTTTGCCAAACGTCTTCGCGAAGATTTAAAAAATGTTCCAATCGGATTAATTTCTTCCAACTGGGGCGGAACTCCAGCTGAAATCTGGATGCCAGCAGAAGTAGTAAATAATGATCCAGTTTTATTAGAAAATGCTAAAAAACTAAACGAACAAGAATACGGACCAAGACAACCTGGACGTGCGTACAATGCCATGATTTATCCAATTGTGGGATTTAAAATCGCAGGAACGCTTTGGTATCAAGGAGAATCGAATGTTGGTTCTTTGGTTTACGATAAAACTCTGGGAGCTTTAATTACTTCATGGAGAAAAGAATGGAAAGATGAATTTCCGTTTTATTATGTTCAGATTGCGCCTTTTAAAACAGGTTCTAATAATTTTTCGAATGTTACAGTTAGAGATTCGCAACGAAAATTATTGAAAGAAATTTCAAATACAGCAATGGTCGTAATCAGCGATATTTCGGATACAATTGATATTCATCCAAAAAATAAAAAATCGGTTGGAATTCGTTTGGCAAATTTGGCTTTGGCTGATACTTATAAAGTGAATACAAACTTGGTAAATAGTCCTCTTTTGAAAAGTTTTAAAATCGAGAAAAACAAACTTATAGTTTCTTTCGATTATGCTGAAGGATTGCATTTTAAAGATAAAAAATCGAATCAATTTGAAGTTGCGGGAACAGACGGAGTTTTTTATCCTGCCGAAGCTTCAATTAAAAATAGCGAAGTGATTTTGACAAGTAAAAAAGTTGTTAATCCAGCAAAAGTGAGGTTTGCGTGGGGAAATACAACACAGTCGGATTTGTTTAACAAAGCGAATTTGCCTGCTTCTTGTTTTACGAGTGAATTTTAG